Proteins encoded by one window of Candidatus Poribacteria bacterium:
- the groL gene encoding chaperonin GroEL (60 kDa chaperone family; promotes refolding of misfolded polypeptides especially under stressful conditions; forms two stacked rings of heptamers to form a barrel-shaped 14mer; ends can be capped by GroES; misfolded proteins enter the barrel where they are refolded when GroES binds) — MPAKQIIFDEEARVALKRGADTLANAVKVTLGPRGRNVVIQKSFGAPLVTCDGVTVAKEIELPDPYENMGAQLLESIATKTNDVAGDGTTTATLLGQEILHEGLKNVTAGADPMQLKIGIDKAVTTVIDAIAAQSRAVNTHEEVLQVASIAANDPANDSNIGSIVAQSLEQVGKDGAITIEEGRTSETTVDIVEGMQFDRGFLSANFVTDEQAQVVEFENPYILINTDKISSVTDLAPILEKTMQLGRSLLIIAEDVEGEALSTLVVNKLRANLQVAAVKAPGFGDRRKEMLEDIAILTGGQVISEETGIRLENIVVGMLGTARRVVVDKDNTTIVGGTGAKEGVDGRVAQIRTQIEETTSDYDREKLEERLAKLAGGVAVVNVGAATEVEMKEKKARFEDALAATRAAVEEGIVAGGGTALLRAASSLSALALEGDQDTGRNIIRQSLLSPIRAIAENAGMEGSVVVANVQEGEGNYGFNAATNEYGDMLEEGIVDPTKVVRSALQNASSIAGLLLTTETLITEIEEPPDPAAAAADPHAGHFH, encoded by the coding sequence ATGCCAGCAAAGCAAATTATCTTTGACGAAGAAGCGAGGGTGGCACTCAAGCGCGGCGCGGATACGCTTGCGAATGCCGTGAAAGTCACTCTTGGTCCCCGTGGCAGAAATGTTGTCATTCAAAAATCTTTCGGGGCACCGCTGGTAACATGCGATGGTGTTACCGTCGCAAAAGAAATTGAACTCCCGGACCCGTACGAAAATATGGGTGCCCAACTGCTCGAATCGATTGCGACTAAAACAAATGACGTTGCCGGAGATGGCACGACCACTGCGACCCTATTAGGGCAAGAAATTCTTCATGAGGGTCTCAAGAACGTCACAGCTGGTGCGGATCCAATGCAGTTAAAAATCGGTATCGACAAAGCCGTGACCACTGTCATTGATGCAATCGCTGCACAGAGCCGTGCTGTCAATACACATGAAGAGGTTTTACAGGTAGCCTCAATTGCAGCCAATGATCCAGCAAACGATAGCAATATTGGTTCTATTGTCGCTCAATCTCTTGAACAGGTTGGAAAAGACGGTGCTATCACGATTGAGGAAGGGAGAACCTCAGAAACGACGGTTGATATTGTTGAGGGGATGCAGTTTGATCGCGGTTTCCTCTCCGCTAACTTTGTAACCGACGAGCAGGCACAGGTTGTCGAATTTGAGAATCCTTATATTCTCATCAATACCGATAAAATTTCCTCAGTAACTGATCTCGCACCAATTCTGGAAAAGACGATGCAACTCGGCAGATCCTTGCTTATTATTGCTGAGGATGTTGAAGGCGAAGCACTCTCTACACTGGTGGTGAATAAACTGCGTGCAAACCTTCAGGTTGCTGCTGTTAAAGCCCCCGGTTTCGGGGACCGACGCAAAGAGATGTTGGAAGACATTGCGATCCTAACGGGCGGTCAGGTCATCTCTGAAGAGACCGGCATCCGTCTGGAAAACATTGTTGTTGGCATGCTGGGAACAGCCCGACGTGTTGTTGTTGACAAGGATAACACCACAATTGTCGGTGGTACGGGTGCTAAAGAGGGCGTTGATGGAAGGGTCGCACAGATCCGGACACAGATAGAAGAAACAACTTCCGATTATGACCGAGAGAAGTTAGAAGAACGCCTCGCGAAACTCGCGGGTGGTGTCGCTGTTGTCAATGTCGGTGCTGCCACAGAAGTAGAGATGAAGGAGAAGAAGGCTCGATTTGAAGATGCGCTCGCTGCGACGCGTGCTGCTGTTGAAGAAGGCATAGTCGCTGGCGGCGGTACGGCACTTTTACGTGCTGCATCGTCACTGAGCGCGTTGGCATTGGAGGGTGACCAAGACACGGGACGCAATATTATCCGTCAAAGTTTGCTCTCGCCCATCCGTGCTATTGCGGAAAATGCTGGTATGGAAGGTTCCGTTGTTGTCGCGAATGTCCAAGAAGGTGAAGGCAATTACGGGTTTAACGCTGCAACAAACGAATACGGCGATATGCTTGAAGAGGGGATTGTTGACCCGACGAAAGTTGTCCGCTCGGCATTACAGAATGCCTCCAGTATCGCAGGTTTGCTGTTAACTACGGAAACTCTCATTACAGAAATTGAAGAACCACCGGATCCAGCGGCAGCCGCTGCTGATCCGCACGCTGGTCATTTCCATTAG